From the Solea solea chromosome 7, fSolSol10.1, whole genome shotgun sequence genome, the window atatgtttgtgagcaatattatatattaataatatgacttcatttttattgttaagatTAGaccattccatatcaaaacaagcacttttactttgaaatatcttcataaatatgtatttgtatatactgtataaatgtgaatattgttatcattttaagatcatattGCCCAGTTGCTCAAAGCCCCTCTggtcatttgaatttgacacccctggaaTAATGCATGACAACCATGTACTCAGGCTGTTTATTAGCAAAACGTAGGCGTGACACATTCTGTTGAATTAAATAACTTGCACTTGTTGCCATCaggcagcagggggcagcatcACAGGTGGGGTGTCAAACTCCAAACTGTGTCCCATTGAGGGCCATATACTGATGTCAGTGGGAGTCAAGAACAgctcattatatattatatatattatattatattcatttgtttctttctttaacaTGATCCGTGTGGAGGAGCTAGAAACACGTCATCTATTATCTCGTGGGTTGAATACAGTTATACTGCAGGCCCACATGTGATGATTAACACTgctgtgtacatgtacatgcttcattttacttctttttcttatgactcTAACCACCTGGTTgtgtaaatgattgtttttctctatcccataataagccttttatatttataccagTAGAAGGTTCAGCTCTatggaggctgccattttggaccaccatgtttttacagaagCCCACAAGGGACAAACCAAACATCTGTCgagttatataataataatgctaagTGAAAGCTACATAGTGTCTGCAACACACTTACAAAGCAAGGGTGAGGTGAAGGATATTCACTTACAACATcaaacttcaccaataaatgttacacattgtaCCTTTAAGATTTGAAGTGGTGGTCAGATGAAAGGTAGGATCTGGTTTTAATAGTTACATTGTTGCTTCACTGTGGAACATCAGAGAGATGAATGGCTGTGTCGTGcctcagccaccagggggtgctgtaacctctcttctcttctcctgcaGACTTCACATCAGGTCTGGAGGCCCAGCAGAAATATAGCACAGGCTACATCCAGTGCATGCACGAGGTCCGCAGTATGCTGCTCACCTGCGACTGGATGGACAAGAGTCTGGGCTCCCGCCTGCTCAACCACCTCCTCAAGTCCCTGCCCAGGTCCACTGATGAGCTCCCACTCTCCCAgcccacagccacacacactgtccctCCTCCAGCCGGCAGCAGAGGCCTCCTCGGCTCAGCCCTCACTGAGGAGAACCTGCTCCACAGAGACGGGACCGACCGCTGTGGATCCCACCTGGGAATGCTGGAGATGTGGAGGCCCTGGTGACGTGGTGGATCAACGGTGTTATGTATCTTATAGATATGCTGCTCAGAAGACAAACACGTGGGGCAGTTTTGTTCCGATGATTATAACTGTAGTGTATGGGCTTTAATGATCCTTTTTCTCAGTACTTCCTTTCAGAAGTCAATTCTTGTAGCCTGCATTATAGAAGGCTCTTATTAAtctttcatgtatttattgtattaacaGCTTATTTATTGGATGTTATAAGGTGTGACTTGACCACTTTGCTTGTCATTGCATAGATTTTTATGTCTTCCTCTACTTCTGCATAATCtaaacataataacaacaataataaaactgatttatttcatgAATGATCATGTTCAAATATTTGCTCTGCTGAACAAGACATATTGGTCTCACTGTTCAGGTTACTGAACAGAAATATTGATATAATTGTAATATATAGAAATcatggattaaaaaaatgaaatgatcagCTAGAGATTAATGACCGATTAATAAAATTTGTTACAGAATAAACATTTTAGTTTGATTATTGTGACGGCATAAGCAGACTAAGTGGTGTACAGGTACAgtatatttagatatctaaataatGTCAAGCTTAAGTTATATGGTTTTTGGAGTAGAAGATTtctcatttagtgcacattttcacacataTTCTAAGTTTCATCCTCAGGttatcaaaaatattcacatgttgGGATCACAGCTCTCTGTCTGTGCTGAGCTTTCATGTGACAGATGACCTGAGGCAATATCTCCATCACTGATGTTGattcatgttttattacatttattctcCAATTCTCAACAGTATTGCCGTCTCTTGGTCAAAGTCTACATGATGTTACATTCATTGTCTACAGCTGTATCCTCCAAATGAGGGTCAGCTGACACAGCTGAGTGAATCCATAACatccagttcatcacagggcaaacacagacatcaaccattcactctcacattcatatCTACAGGGTCCCATTaacctctgtatgtttttggactgtgaacGTGTAGaaaacctaaacacacacagagagaacatgcaaacggtTCCTATAGAATCGTCTATGAACCTTTAATTCTTAGCAACTCTGACTGTCCCACTCACACATCTGATGTCAGCAGTCTCACCACCCAGGAGGTCATTTTTACACAGCAACATACATGTAAGTATTATCTCCATTTATGAACCACCGTGAGGAAGTGTCGTCGTCCATCTATGCCACTATGTCAATTCGAAGATTTGAAGATAATCGCCATTTCTTGCGCTTTGATGACAAGAGGACCAGAGCCTAAAGACTGAATATGGACCACATGGCAGCCCTCCGCTACATATGGGACCTGATCCTGGTCAACTGCAGGCAGAAATTCAGATGTGACATCAGACATCAGATGTGTAAGTGGGACAGTATTGACAGTCAAATTTGCATCAGATGTGAGAGATGACATCAGATGTGTAAGTGGGACAGTCAGAGATGCTAAGAATGAAAGTTTCATAGAAGATTCCATAGGAACTGCTTGGGGTCATTTTTGACCCCACATGTGGAAGAGTGGGGTAGTGATACAAAAACTGCAATTTCttaaaattaatgaaaaaataaataaaaatgcaaatggcctcatgtcacaaacatgaggaatacctggaatatgaatatattacaacttttccttttaaagattttgaagaaaaacaacccgTGGGGTCATTTTTGTGCATCTAAGGGTtaaatggtgttacttcaagagctcaatatttgtGGTAGTTGTATAAAGACTTAAAATgtcaatgaaaaataaacatttgacaagaacatgttattattatatgtcGTGTGTTTGGCAGTGTTGTAATCACATTACCTTTGTctgtaacacagtgatgtaacCGTTACTGTTGATAACGCCAGTGATCgcatcacatctgtctgtgacGCAATGATGTAACAGTTATTGTTACATTTGTCTGTGACGCAGTAATGTAACTGTTACTGTTGATAACGTCAGTAATCGCATTACCTTTGTCTGTAACACATTTGACTGTAACGCAGTAATGTAACTGTTACTGTTGATAATGTCAGTAATCACATTACATTTGTCTGTAACGCATTAATGAAACGCAGTAATGTAACCGTTACTGTTGATAACGTCAGTAATCACATTACATTTGTCTGTAACGCAGTAATGTAACCGTTACTGTTGATAACGTCAGTAATCACATTACATTTGACTGTAACGCAGTAATGTAACCGTTACTGTTGATAACGTCAGTAATCACATTACATTTGACTGTAACGCAGTAATGTAACTGTTACTGTTGATAACGTCAGTAATCACGTTACATTTGTCTGTGACGCAGTAATGTAACTGTTACTGTTGATAACGTCAATAATCACGTTACATTTGACTGTAACGCAGTAATGTAACTGTTACTGTTGATAACGTCAGTAATCACGTTACATTTGTCTGTGACGCAGTAATGTAACTGTTACTGTTGATAACGTCAGTAATCACGTTACATTTGACTGTAACGCATTAATGAAACGCAGTAATGTAACCGTTACTGTTGATAACGTCAGTAATCGCATTACATTTGACTGTAACGCAGTAATGTAACTGTTACTGTTGATAACGTCAGTAATCACGTTACATTTGACTGTAACGCAGTAATGTAACCGTTACTGTTGATGACGTCAGTAATCGCATTACATTTGAATGTAACGCAGTAATGTAACTGTTACTGTTGATAATGTCAGTAATCACATTACATTTGTCTGTAACGCATTAATGAAACGCAGTAATGTAACCGTTACTGTTGATAACGTCAGTAATCACATTACATTTGACTGTAACGCAGTAATGTAACCGTTACTGTTGATGACGTCAGTAATCGCATTACATTTGAATGTAACGCAGTAATGTAACTGTTACTGTTGATAACGTCAGTAATCACGTTACATTTGACTGTAACGCAGTAATGTAACCGTTACTGTTGATGACGTCAGTAATCGCATTACATTTGAATGTAACGCAGTAATGTAACTGTTACTGTTGATAACGTCAGTAATCACGTTACATTTGACTGTAACGCAGTAATGTAACCGTTACTGTTGATGACGTCAGTAATCACATTACATTTGTCTGTAACGCATTAATGAAACGCAGTAATGTAACCGTTACTGTTGATAACGTCAGTAATCGCATTACATTTGTCTGTAACGCATTAATGAAACGCAGTAATGTAACCGTTACTGTTGATAACGTCAGTAATCACATTACATTTGACTGTAACGCAGTAATGTATCCGTTACTGTTGATGACGTCAGTAATCACATTACATTTGACTGTAACGCAGTAATGTAACTGTTACTGTTGATGACGTCAGTAATCACATTACATTTGACTGTAACGCAGTAATGTATCCGTTACTGTTGATGAGGGGCAGAGCAGCTAAAAGATCTCAGTCCCATTGTGGATAAGTGGGCAAAAGGGGTGGAGAGGAGTGAAGCAGAGGAGATCCTAAGTGTACGGGAAGGTGTGTATGTTTGAGGAGTTCAGTGAGGTATGAAGGTGCAAGGTTATGGAGAACCTTGAATGTGAGGAGCAGAATCTTGTATTCGATGCGGAGATGGACTGGAAGCCAGTGAAGCTGTTTGAGGACAGGAGTGATGTGCTGTGTGGATGGGGTTCTGGAAATGACTCGTGCAGCTGAATTTTTGACCAATTGGAGTTTATTGAGGGATTTCTGTGGTAGACCATATGGAACAGCATTACAGTAATCAAGGCGGGATGTGACAAGGGCGTTGACCAATATGGAAGTGCTATTACGGGAGAGTGATGGACGAAGGCAATTGATGTTGCGAAGATGAAAGTATGCAGACCGAGTGATGTTGTTAATATGGGCAGTGTAGGAGAGGGTGGAGTCtaggatgacacccagactcttgACCTGAGGGGAGGGATAAACAGCAGTGTTTATCAGTCAAGGAGGGAGggtggaggaagtgaggaacTGGGTTTACAGGAGAGATATAGCTGGGTGTCGTCTGCATAGCAATGAAAGTTGAGTGCATGATTCCTGAAGATGTTACCGAGAGGGAGTAGGTAGATGATAAATAGAAGATGGCAGAGGACAGAGCCCTGCGGCACACCACTATTTACTGGGGAAGGAAGGAATTGATAGTTCTTCAGCTGTACCAATTGTGTGCGACTGGAGAGGTAGGAGGTGAACCAGGAGAGAGTAGTGTGATTTAGTCTAATGGAGAATAGGCAGTTAAGGAGGACGTTATGGGAGATGGTGTCAAAAGCTGCAGTAAGGTCAAGGCGGATGAGTATGGTGAGATGTCCGCGTAATCAGCTGCCATGAGAAGGTCGTTGGTGATCTTTGCCAGGGATGTTTGGTGCTGTGATGAGGACGGAAACCAGATTGAAACTGTTCATAGAGGGTATTGTGAGTGAGATGATTATGGACCTGGGCAGCAACCACTTTTTCCAGGATTTTGGACAGAAAAGGAAAGTTTGAAATTGGTCGGAAATTATTGAGATCATTGGGGTCCAAGCCAGGTTTTTTGAGTATTGGGGTGATTATTGCTGTTTTGAGGGGGCTGGAATTGAgccagaggagagggaggagtatATGATGTTGGTGATGAGTGGGAGAAGAGAAGGGAGAAGGAGTTTTACAAGATTTGTAGACAGGGGGTCGAGACTACAGGTGGAGGACATAGATTTCTGTATAATGGTGGATATTTCAGTAGTGGTGGTTGGGAGATCAAAATTAGCGAATGGGGAAATAAAATGTGGAACAGAATTAGTACAGTATTTACAAACTGATGGATACCAAAACTGTCCAGGCAGGATGTGAATTATTATGTAAAACAGCTGTCTGTGTTGTCCATGTGAATATTAAAGTCCCCTAGCAATATTATGTTGGCTGACAGAGAGCTTAAAATGGCAACGAAGTTTGAGAAATCATTTATAAAATCAGAGTTATGTTTAGGTGGACGATGTGGATGATGTGTGAggggagacagggagagaggaaaccttgtattacattacatttgtctGTAACGCAGTAATGTAACGCAGTAATGTAACGCAGTAATGTAACCGATAAGACGACCGGAAACATAAATCAAACGTAGACTTGACTCGAGGAGACAAAGAAGCCGAGGAAGGACACGCGGGAGAAATGGAAACCGTATCATTTGAGAGATCGAAATTTACACTATTTGGAATTATTTGGAAGGAAACAATGTGACGGTGAAATGTAAGCTGTGTCCATGGCAGAAACATTTATCCATCGCTGCAAACACCACCTTTAACTTGACCAAGCACCTGCAGCGGCAACATTAAGTGACTGCTAAAGGTCGTCGAGCCGTGAGTGACCCTGAAGAGAAGATGCTGCCGACACCAACAAAAGGCCAGTGTGATGTCCAGATGGAAACTGAGctaacaaaacatttgagagcTGACATTTGGACTTATTTGgacacaataaaagccttttgGGTATTAACCCAAGCAATGCCAGCATGAGAAAGCTGGACAACACACGTATGATGTTATAGCCAGTGAAATTGAACAGGTTCACACAAGGTGACCGCTACTGTAACTGACGATGGGTCAAATTTGATTAAAGTGTTCCAGATGTATGAGCCTGGACCGTCAGATTCAGACGAGGAGGCAGGTGGAGATGA encodes:
- the her8.2 gene encoding hairy-related 8.2, yielding MTASTMAHNTGKHPTARDERKMRKPLIERKRRERINNCLDQLKETVIGAFRLDQSKLEKADILEMTVKHLQNIQSSKVSDFTSGLEAQQKYSTGYIQCMHEVRSMLLTCDWMDKSLGSRLLNHLLKSLPRSTDELPLSQPTATHTVPPPAGSRGLLGSALTEENLLHRDGTDRCGSHLGMLEMWRPW